Sequence from the Macadamia integrifolia cultivar HAES 741 unplaced genomic scaffold, SCU_Mint_v3 scaffold2196, whole genome shotgun sequence genome:
TATTGAttagttgatgatattcttattttttttaatttgctcTTATTAGTTTGTTGTTCATTTTTATTCTGCAAACATCTAATATGTATGCTCATTTTTCTTGGCTAAGGAACATCCAAATTTAATCTCTCTCAGACTTGGTAGACTCATCCACTAGCTTTTCTTGTATCTCCATCGCATGGCAAGAGTTGctcatttaatgttttctttgttaatatattattatttttcctttgacaataaataaataaataacatatgtatatatatagggagGGGAACTCTACCGATCCGACATAAGAACGCCCAAGAAACAGGGGGATAGTTGGGTCTTTTCACACTTAACTGTGTCTTGACATTTCCTTTGCTAGACcggtagatatatatatataaccaacAAATGTTTATATTGACTACGCCCATCCTATAGTATTTCCACCAGAAGCATGAAAGGTATCATCCAACAAGAGGCTAAGGCATCACCCATAAGGGCTACTATCAACAATCAGCACATCCAACACTTTATGCATGTCGATAATGTGTTCTGACCAACAAATGGCCACAACAATCACAATGGCCATCGTTATGCCAAGAATGCTATATATACTCGACTAGGCCACCAAAGACTATGTCCAACATAGTTAAAATACAACATATGGGGACTATGCTGACACTATTGCACTTAGCTCTTTTACCGTTTCCCTTAATCCaatcccaatgatgtcaatgtaCCTGAGGATATATAGTAGTCAAAAATCTAGTAGTTAGGGTTGCAAACTTGCAATACCCTATTAGTTGACGGAttactctaaaaaaaaaaaaaagaagagagagaggggcttGCGCAAGAATTACATTAAAATTTcaagtaaaattaaaaaaaaaaagaagtatcaAGCACACAAGGCCCCACCATTATAGGGTCTAGGAATAGCCATAATGTACGCATCTTACACTCACTTCAAGGAGAGATTTGTTTTTCTGACTCAACACTGCTACCATTGTATcaaaatttcagccaaaatttTAAGAAGTGGGACAAAATTTACCattaagataattttttttttaaacttctaTTAAGTTGAAGTACTAGATCATTTTCCCGACTATCAATGTGTGTTCAAAGCTCAAATATATTATATGGGCCAGGCTGAAGCAATGAGGTATGTAGGAACCCATCTCATTAAAATATCAGTCCAATGTCAAGCTGGCCGAGCCAATTTGTAGCCCTGTGAACATGAGCCGGGTAACCAAGCCCAACAGATACGTTGGCTGTAGACACCCAACAGCTGCCACGGCTTGGCAAGAAGGATGGTGTCAGAAAAAAAATCTGGAACCTTCCACATCATTCCATAATCCCAAACAACCTTCTAGAcaaatctctttctttctctttcttctcctcaaaATTCATAAATCTGAATTAAAATTAGTAACCGGACATTACCACCGCCTCAACCTCTCAGAGTGCTTGCAGAAGCAATTTAACGCTATCCAAAGCAGAAACAAGATCAAAGctttctcagaaaaaaaaaaccatataacAGAGGCTGCAACCCAGAAAACAGAGTAGTAAGGAAGGAGTAAAAGCAGAGAAGGATTGGAGCAGATGGGCGTGGATTACTACAAGATCTTACAAGTTGATAAGAACGCCAAAGATGAAGATCTTAAGAAAGCTTATAGAAAGCTTGCCATGAAGTGGCACCCAGATAAGAATCCCAATAATAAAAAGGAAGCTGAAGCCAAATTCAAAGAGATTTCTGAAGCCTATGAGGTAAGAAATTCAAagcttctctctccctttcttaaCATACTAATGTAAGAATTCCTCTTACCATATATGTATATGTGTATATAGGTTCTGAGCGATCCTCAGAAGAGAGCAATCTATGACCAATACGGTGAAGAGGGTCTCAAAGGTCAAGTGCCTCCGCCGGGCTATGGTGGCGCAGGCGGCGGCGGCCCGGGGCCTCAGTTCTTCCAGAGGGGAGATGGGCCCACGATATTCAGGTTTAATCCGAGAAACGCTGATGACATTTTCGCTGAGTTCTTTGGGTTCTCAAGCCCGTTCGGAGGGATGGGTGGCGGCGGCGGGGGAAGGATGGGCGGTTCCACGTTCTCTAGTGGAATTTTTGGCGAcgatttattttcttcttttggtgaGGGTTCCATGAATCAGGTTCCTCGTAAAGCTTCTCCAATAGAGATCCGTTTGCCTTGTACCCTTGAGGAGCTCTATAAGGGTActacaaagaaaatgaagatttcCAGAGAGATCGCTGATGCTAGTGGGTGAGTGTTTCCATGCTATCCTCTTCCTCCTGTTTTTACTTGTTATGATTAAATCCATTAATTAATTGGCTTTTGAATTCTATTTGTTGTGATCTGTTAGTTTGATCAAACTTCTTAAGGAGTTTATCTTTTAATTCtctattattttaatttattcaaCTCTTTAATCATTAAGCACATGGTTGCAGTAATTTTAGTCTCATAGATCATGTCTACAGATGGAACAACGCTACTAAATTTTGTGGGCTTGGATCTATGATATGATATTATTTTACACGTGGGGTCATGAAGAGAAGTCAGAGAACCCTCCTACTGAATTGACCAAATTGCCCTCCCAAAGACATTAatgttggatttatttatatttagtatcaaagtttctaaatatttttcttgCTAAGAATGGGTGTGGGTGTGAGTGTGCTCTA
This genomic interval carries:
- the LOC122066025 gene encoding dnaJ protein homolog 1-like codes for the protein MGVDYYKILQVDKNAKDEDLKKAYRKLAMKWHPDKNPNNKKEAEAKFKEISEAYEVLSDPQKRAIYDQYGEEGLKGQVPPPGYGGAGGGGPGPQFFQRGDGPTIFRFNPRNADDIFAEFFGFSSPFGGMGGGGGGRMGGSTFSSGIFGDDLFSSFGEGSMNQVPRKASPIEIRLPCTLEELYKGTTKKMKISREIADASGKTIPVEEILTINIKPGWKKGTKITFPEKGNEQPNVTPADIVFIIDEKPHDDFTRDGNDLIVTEKIPLVNALTGHTVQLTTLDGRKLTIPINNVIHPKHEEVVLGEGMPIPKDPSKKGNLRIKFDIKFPTRLTPEQKAGIKRLLPP